From the Borrelia puertoricensis genome, one window contains:
- the rnmV gene encoding ribonuclease M5 produces MEQIKEIIVVEGKDDAKRIKELFKCTIVETGGLYLKQSTINVLKKAIKTNGIIIFTDSDKAGDLIRKQILKKVGYLDQDNIKHAHLKNKNQEVEMSSKLEITTILKKIGTFYNEKQKEDLSLNDLIELGITGAQSKKKREQIQKYFSLGNGNNKKLLERLNYFKIKREDIEKIILTKE; encoded by the coding sequence CTGGAACAAATAAAAGAAATAATTGTAGTTGAAGGCAAAGATGATGCTAAGAGAATAAAAGAACTATTTAAGTGCACTATAGTTGAAACTGGTGGATTATATCTTAAACAATCAACCATTAATGTTTTAAAAAAAGCAATAAAAACAAATGGAATCATTATTTTCACTGATAGCGACAAAGCAGGGGATCTAATTAGAAAACAAATACTTAAAAAAGTGGGCTATTTAGACCAAGACAATATTAAACATGCTCACCTTAAAAATAAAAATCAAGAGGTAGAAATGTCTTCTAAACTTGAAATAACAACAATTTTAAAAAAAATAGGTACTTTTTATAATGAAAAACAAAAAGAAGATCTAAGTTTAAATGATTTAATAGAACTTGGCATCACAGGGGCTCAATCCAAGAAAAAAAGAGAACAAATACAAAAATACTTCAGTTTAGGAAATGGTAATAATAAAAAACTACTTGAGAGACTCAATTATTTTAAAATAAAACGAGAAGACATAGAAAAAATAATCTTAACAAAAGAATAA
- a CDS encoding fructose-specific PTS transporter subunit EIIC, with protein MQDLFSKKLILLNYEAKSKDDVIEKMADMLNENRYLNNKEDFIKEIKKREEISGTGLEEYIAMPHAKGNFVKKHGIAILRTKGEGFDFNASDLQPSKLFFMIAVPEKITGNTHIKTISYLNNIFNNEILRQEIMSTNDTNRFLEILLKNNTDVIMNDTSSKNFILAVTACPTGIAHTYMAAESLKRAAAELNVELKVETNGSSGVDNLIEEEEIKRAKGIIIASGKTVDKDRFNGKPLIEVGVKDGIHKAKELIQNILDNKAKIYKSETVQEKSKTIRKPGGAYKHLMNGVSFMLPFVVSGGIIIAISFMFGIKAFDPNDPSYNKIADILMQIGGGNAFFLMIPILAGYISFSIAERPGLAPGMIIGLMMSKGNAGFLGGILAGFIAGYVTLAIKSISKQIIPPKISGINPVLTYPLFSVLISGFLTYFLLAPIEYINTSITNMLNSLSGTNMALLGALLGGMMAIDMGGPVNKAAYAFGIAMITAGNYIPHASVMVGGMTPPLGIALATSIFNNKFSQEEREAGKVCYFLGACFITEGVIPFAASNPLKVIPACIIGSSIGGFLSALFKVELMAPHGGIFILPIITNPLMWIISILIGALITGLLIGFMKRDKK; from the coding sequence ATGCAAGATTTATTTTCTAAAAAATTAATATTATTAAACTACGAAGCCAAAAGTAAAGATGATGTAATTGAAAAAATGGCTGACATGCTCAATGAAAACAGATATTTGAATAACAAAGAAGATTTTATAAAAGAAATTAAAAAACGAGAAGAAATAAGCGGAACAGGCCTTGAAGAATATATTGCAATGCCACATGCAAAAGGTAATTTTGTTAAAAAACATGGAATAGCTATATTACGAACTAAAGGAGAAGGGTTTGATTTTAACGCTTCTGACTTACAACCTTCAAAATTATTTTTCATGATAGCTGTACCTGAAAAAATTACAGGTAATACTCATATTAAAACAATATCTTACCTTAATAATATATTTAATAATGAAATTTTAAGACAAGAAATTATGAGTACAAATGATACAAATAGATTTTTAGAAATTCTTTTAAAGAATAACACAGATGTAATAATGAATGACACTAGTTCCAAAAATTTCATTCTAGCAGTAACCGCTTGCCCTACAGGCATTGCCCATACATACATGGCAGCTGAAAGCCTAAAACGAGCAGCAGCTGAACTAAACGTAGAGCTCAAAGTAGAAACTAATGGCTCTAGTGGAGTTGACAATCTAATAGAAGAAGAGGAGATAAAAAGAGCAAAAGGCATAATTATTGCATCCGGAAAAACTGTCGATAAAGACAGGTTTAATGGTAAACCACTAATTGAGGTTGGTGTAAAAGATGGTATACATAAAGCAAAAGAACTCATTCAAAACATTCTTGATAACAAAGCAAAAATTTATAAGAGCGAAACAGTACAAGAAAAAAGCAAAACAATCCGAAAACCAGGTGGTGCATATAAACATTTAATGAACGGTGTATCTTTCATGCTCCCATTTGTAGTGTCTGGGGGAATAATTATTGCAATATCATTCATGTTCGGCATCAAAGCTTTTGATCCAAACGATCCAAGCTATAATAAGATAGCAGATATTTTAATGCAAATCGGCGGTGGTAATGCTTTTTTTCTAATGATTCCAATACTTGCTGGATATATTTCATTTAGCATAGCAGAACGTCCCGGCCTTGCACCTGGAATGATTATAGGATTAATGATGAGCAAAGGAAATGCAGGATTCTTAGGGGGCATTCTAGCAGGATTTATCGCAGGATACGTAACTTTAGCAATAAAATCAATAAGTAAACAAATAATACCACCAAAAATAAGTGGTATTAATCCCGTTTTAACCTACCCGCTTTTCTCAGTGCTAATATCAGGATTTTTAACATATTTTTTACTAGCACCAATTGAATATATTAATACATCTATAACAAATATGTTAAATTCACTAAGCGGAACAAATATGGCATTACTGGGTGCACTACTTGGTGGAATGATGGCAATAGACATGGGTGGTCCTGTAAACAAAGCTGCTTATGCATTTGGCATTGCAATGATAACTGCTGGGAATTATATACCCCATGCAAGCGTAATGGTAGGAGGAATGACGCCTCCACTTGGCATCGCACTTGCAACTAGCATTTTCAATAATAAATTTTCACAAGAAGAACGTGAAGCTGGTAAAGTTTGTTACTTTTTAGGCGCATGTTTCATAACGGAAGGGGTGATTCCTTTTGCAGCATCAAACCCTTTAAAGGTAATACCTGCTTGCATAATAGGGTCATCTATCGGGGGTTTTTTGTCTGCATTATTTAAAGTAGAGCTTATGGCCCCACATGGCGGTATCTTTATTCTCCCAATAATAACCAACCCATTAATGTGGATAATATCTATCCTCATAGGTGCTTTAATAACAGGTCTATTAATAGGATTTATGAAAAGAGATAAGAAATAA
- the recD gene encoding exodeoxyribonuclease V subunit alpha: MRNFLVLREFLKDHKRNYLNPELKIYEIIETLNINIENYYKAHLLTKKIKDEKYEEITTFLIFLFNYLSKGHLRANINLLIKDIQNTINCAFLEIEDEDQSYQKSINILEELEKFTQATKIYKIILHLKENNIMKDLNKNERIITPLILENNINIYTQKNFREEEELIKKIDQRLKDNKSEITTQRIQNIMNNLNTKDLSEEQINAIKKSLKSNFFILSGGPGTGKTTTINYILKAIDMHSNVKQKVALVAPTGKASQKLKSSLKESFKNLETEYSTVQKLLKMSFINKGNKYDEANPLEFEIIIIDEASMIDSSTFLKLLKAVKISTKLIITGDKNQLPSIAGGNVYSSLTQIKEINDENIEILKKNFRSNDGINLLAKAIYQEDTNLIDIQLNANKNIILKDINKVNIENELLNHIKNLYKKIYNFDLNSLNNKEIKLIINALLSNVILCSRNFGKFGTKRINEIIKLYLKKIYGNLIGQIILITQNDYKNDLFNGERGILFRENSKIYALFKKEDEKYKRINFNLINKYELSFATTIHKSQGSEYQHVQIIIEDNPFLTKELLYTAITRAKESIKIISSKDIIKNVSLKTIKRDSKISDHIDALK, translated from the coding sequence ATGAGAAATTTTTTAGTCTTAAGAGAGTTTTTAAAAGATCATAAGAGAAACTATTTGAATCCAGAACTCAAAATTTATGAAATAATAGAAACTTTAAACATAAACATAGAAAATTACTATAAAGCACATTTACTCACAAAAAAAATCAAAGATGAAAAATACGAAGAAATTACTACTTTTTTAATATTCTTATTTAATTATCTCTCTAAAGGACACTTAAGAGCTAATATTAATTTATTAATTAAAGATATTCAAAATACAATCAACTGTGCTTTCCTTGAAATAGAAGATGAAGATCAATCTTATCAAAAATCAATCAACATACTAGAAGAACTTGAAAAGTTTACACAAGCAACAAAAATATACAAAATAATCTTACATTTAAAAGAAAATAATATAATGAAAGATCTTAATAAAAATGAAAGAATCATAACTCCTTTAATATTAGAAAATAATATTAATATCTATACCCAAAAAAACTTTAGAGAAGAAGAAGAATTAATAAAAAAAATAGATCAAAGACTTAAGGATAATAAAAGTGAAATAACTACTCAAAGAATACAAAATATCATGAACAACTTAAACACTAAGGACCTAAGTGAAGAACAAATCAATGCAATCAAAAAATCTTTAAAAAGTAATTTCTTTATACTCAGTGGCGGACCGGGAACAGGCAAAACAACAACTATAAATTATATTCTAAAAGCAATTGATATGCACTCAAATGTTAAACAAAAGGTAGCCCTTGTAGCACCAACTGGAAAAGCAAGTCAAAAACTAAAATCAAGTCTAAAAGAATCATTTAAAAATCTTGAAACAGAATATAGCACAGTACAAAAATTATTAAAAATGTCATTTATCAATAAAGGCAATAAATATGATGAAGCCAACCCCCTAGAATTTGAAATAATAATAATTGATGAAGCATCTATGATAGATTCAAGCACTTTCTTAAAATTGCTAAAGGCGGTTAAGATAAGCACAAAACTCATAATAACGGGGGACAAAAACCAACTTCCATCAATAGCTGGAGGCAATGTATATTCAAGTCTAACGCAAATAAAAGAAATAAATGATGAAAACATAGAAATACTTAAAAAAAATTTTAGAAGTAACGATGGGATAAATTTATTAGCCAAAGCAATATATCAAGAGGACACAAATCTAATTGATATTCAACTTAATGCCAACAAAAATATAATTTTAAAGGACATAAATAAAGTCAATATTGAAAATGAATTATTAAATCACATAAAAAACTTATATAAAAAAATCTATAATTTTGATCTCAATTCACTAAATAACAAAGAAATTAAATTAATAATTAATGCTTTGCTTAGCAACGTCATTTTATGCTCAAGAAATTTTGGAAAATTTGGAACAAAAAGAATAAATGAAATAATAAAATTATATTTGAAAAAAATCTATGGCAATTTAATTGGACAAATAATTTTAATTACTCAAAATGATTATAAAAACGATCTATTTAATGGAGAAAGGGGTATTCTCTTTAGAGAAAACTCTAAAATTTACGCTTTATTCAAAAAAGAAGATGAAAAATACAAAAGAATCAACTTTAATTTAATAAACAAATATGAACTTAGTTTTGCAACAACCATACATAAAAGCCAAGGCTCTGAATATCAACATGTACAAATAATAATAGAAGATAATCCATTCTTAACAAAAGAACTACTCTACACTGCAATAACAAGAGCTAAAGAAAGCATAAAAATAATATCAAGCAAAGACATTATTAAAAATGTCAGCCTAAAAACAATAAAAAGAGATTCAAAAATCTCAGATCATATAGATGCATTAAAATAA
- the pfkB gene encoding 1-phosphofructokinase, which translates to MVYTLTLNPAIDYKIVVEGFQTGCLNHIVRNNFFAGGKGINVSNVLKNFEIESVALGFLGGFTGDYIRSYLDLMGIKHDFVSISDNTRINIKMMSDGEETEINGKSPVILERDFQSLILKLKNLDKDVLIMSGSVPSSLGYQVYNEIAKSLASNVKLIIDTSGPALQEIIGLKPFLIKPNINELKELLGINLTSSRDLINAGCELMERGVQNIIISMGSKGAVFINNKDACLANVPQINSLSTIGAGDSVVAGFVYAYQNGNSLLDSFRFGVASGTATALRGQLCSLDDAKDIFDKVKLEYLSLM; encoded by the coding sequence TTGGTATATACGCTTACTCTTAATCCTGCTATTGATTATAAAATAGTTGTGGAGGGTTTTCAGACAGGATGTCTTAATCATATTGTTAGGAATAATTTTTTTGCTGGTGGGAAGGGAATAAATGTAAGTAATGTACTTAAAAATTTTGAAATTGAAAGTGTTGCTCTTGGATTTTTGGGTGGATTTACAGGTGATTATATAAGGTCCTATCTTGATTTGATGGGTATAAAGCATGATTTTGTTAGCATATCTGACAATACTAGAATCAATATTAAAATGATGTCAGATGGAGAAGAAACAGAGATTAATGGAAAATCACCCGTAATTCTTGAGAGGGATTTTCAGTCTTTGATTTTAAAATTAAAAAATTTAGATAAAGATGTGTTAATCATGTCTGGTAGTGTGCCAAGCTCGCTTGGGTATCAGGTTTATAATGAAATAGCCAAGAGTCTTGCGAGTAATGTTAAGTTAATTATTGATACTAGTGGTCCTGCCTTGCAAGAGATTATAGGGCTTAAACCTTTTTTAATAAAGCCAAATATTAATGAACTTAAAGAACTTTTGGGTATTAATTTGACTTCTAGTAGAGATCTAATTAATGCTGGGTGTGAGCTTATGGAAAGGGGTGTGCAAAATATTATAATCTCAATGGGAAGTAAAGGTGCTGTTTTTATAAATAATAAAGATGCTTGTTTGGCTAATGTCCCGCAAATTAATTCTTTAAGTACTATTGGTGCAGGAGATTCTGTAGTTGCTGGATTTGTGTATGCTTATCAAAATGGGAATTCTCTTCTTGATTCTTTTAGGTTTGGAGTTGCGTCAGGTACCGCAACGGCACTTAGAGGGCAACTTTGTAGTTTGGATGATGCTAAAGATATTTTTGATAAAGTAAAACTTGAATATCTTTCTTTAATGTAA
- a CDS encoding M18 family aminopeptidase → MHDQTLDISHFQKLLDTSLTPYHLINYIEQKLIYYLNAKELKLDDKWTLETGYYYVKKEGTSLITFNINTNKIHEPFLIAAAHSDSPGLKLKIESRKYKDNVFSHHIETYGSPIISTWTDRDLSLSGVVYFNKNEIINSELITIENVGIIPNVAIHLNRNVNEGFAYDTHENIVIITGFKKSIKEKILEKLQISERDFLSCDLIFTASEPAKIIGSEGEFLASKNLDNKSGCHAIMNAFVHTNNNKNKVAVFFDNEEIGSLTSRGADSTLLTEVLERIDHVLNLGKEEHLIKLNKSFNISMDGSHGVHPGYICKHDPNYQISLGKGVTIKNNANFKYATTAHGCAKLKALAMKNNIKIQEIIMKANTNAGTTIGPILNSQTGIETIDIGTPMWGMHSLRETIAISDHIEAIKLLRAFFENWN, encoded by the coding sequence ATGCATGACCAAACATTAGATATATCACATTTCCAGAAATTACTAGATACAAGCTTAACACCATACCATTTAATAAACTATATTGAACAAAAACTGATATATTATCTTAATGCAAAGGAATTAAAACTTGACGATAAATGGACACTAGAAACAGGATATTATTATGTAAAAAAGGAAGGAACAAGCCTTATTACATTCAACATTAACACTAATAAAATACATGAACCATTCCTAATAGCAGCAGCACACTCTGACAGCCCTGGATTAAAGCTCAAAATAGAATCTAGGAAATACAAAGACAATGTATTCTCTCACCACATCGAAACTTACGGTAGTCCAATAATTTCAACCTGGACTGACAGAGACTTAAGCTTATCAGGAGTCGTATACTTTAATAAAAATGAAATAATTAACTCAGAATTAATAACAATTGAAAATGTTGGGATCATACCAAACGTTGCCATTCACTTAAACCGAAATGTAAATGAAGGATTTGCATATGATACTCATGAGAACATAGTCATCATCACAGGTTTTAAAAAAAGCATTAAAGAAAAAATTCTAGAAAAACTGCAAATATCTGAAAGAGATTTCCTATCATGTGATTTAATATTTACAGCATCAGAACCTGCTAAAATTATAGGTAGCGAAGGTGAATTTTTAGCATCCAAAAACCTAGATAACAAATCGGGATGCCATGCAATCATGAATGCATTTGTTCATACAAATAACAATAAAAATAAAGTAGCTGTATTTTTTGACAATGAAGAGATTGGATCTTTAACTTCCAGAGGAGCTGACTCAACACTATTAACAGAGGTCTTAGAAAGAATTGATCATGTTTTAAATCTAGGAAAAGAAGAACATCTAATCAAACTAAACAAATCATTCAATATTTCAATGGACGGCTCACATGGAGTTCATCCAGGATACATATGTAAACATGATCCAAACTATCAAATAAGTCTAGGAAAAGGAGTAACCATTAAAAACAATGCCAATTTTAAATATGCAACAACAGCACATGGATGTGCAAAACTTAAAGCCTTGGCTATGAAAAATAATATTAAAATTCAAGAAATAATAATGAAAGCAAACACAAATGCCGGAACCACAATTGGTCCAATCTTAAACTCTCAAACAGGAATTGAAACTATAGATATTGGAACCCCAATGTGGGGAATGCACTCTTTAAGAGAAACTATTGCCATATCAGATCACATAGAAGCAATCAAACTTCTCAGAGCATTTTTTGAAAATTGGAATTAA
- a CDS encoding LysM peptidoglycan-binding domain-containing protein — protein sequence MIILFKILGLRRNTRPFIFKIKGLSIVLWIVSYFSLYANFKHEVVKGDTLYSISLKYKIPIRELKSANNLKSEHIRVGRILVIPNSSKVNKIITKESNRKPKLSKFDAKIHIVKLGDTIEDISRQYGIKEKELLAWNNLSSKLLKVGSKLNLDEPNFLKPYIVKKGDSLSKLSVDFDISIEDIIRFNSLENKSLIIGQKLYLQRTSGNVNFHYVKRGETLGKIAYIYGVTAKHLVRLNGDKAINLKAGSILDVSKVIEEDLPSSKYLQLNSENRSRETFISHKVSVGETLYSIARKYGVLLEDLKSWNNLNGNSIFHNQELKIYDKSKGLVVANKELKEFVDKTSKTTVKAIANIVSAKSRKLNLNFSNVLDNRDVFDISALVVLEPKIPIFEANGIFYYWYKPKKGSQPSKFYSEDWYSPLNAYKKASQLFKSFESLVQSRSVKNNSLKNKLIIIDPGHGGLDPGAIVKARDGLKNEIFVVEDEYVYDIALRLYVYLKEYGANVELTILSPDHLIRDSVSANNTFVNVKNEVYNDYDLNKTDTVDSWINGTQEGLRKRLAVVKKFINKYKNVKEQDILYISLHSDNSVGAPRCMGFYYQSEDGKGFDAHSKSMIEKMTKGFKRTPYIKGQNLYVLKNNVVKTKLLVEVRNLAFDEEAWAIRSSKLRDRDSKILADAILKIL from the coding sequence ATGATTATACTGTTCAAAATACTGGGATTAAGGAGAAATACTAGGCCTTTTATTTTTAAGATTAAAGGACTTAGTATTGTTTTATGGATAGTAAGTTACTTTAGTTTATATGCTAATTTTAAACATGAAGTTGTTAAAGGTGATACTTTATATTCGATTTCTCTTAAATATAAAATTCCAATAAGAGAACTTAAAAGTGCAAATAATCTGAAGTCTGAGCATATTAGAGTTGGGCGTATATTAGTTATTCCAAATTCTTCTAAGGTTAACAAAATTATTACTAAAGAGAGTAATAGGAAGCCTAAGTTAAGCAAGTTTGATGCCAAAATTCATATTGTTAAACTCGGCGATACTATTGAAGATATATCTAGACAATATGGCATTAAGGAAAAGGAATTGCTTGCTTGGAATAATTTAAGTTCTAAACTTCTTAAAGTTGGTTCTAAATTGAATTTGGATGAGCCTAATTTTTTAAAGCCATATATAGTTAAAAAGGGTGATTCACTCTCCAAGCTTTCTGTAGATTTTGATATTAGTATTGAGGATATTATACGATTTAATTCTCTAGAGAATAAGAGCTTAATAATTGGTCAAAAATTATATTTACAAAGGACTTCTGGGAATGTCAATTTTCATTATGTAAAGCGAGGAGAGACTCTTGGGAAAATTGCATATATTTATGGTGTGACTGCAAAGCATCTTGTCCGTCTTAATGGAGATAAGGCGATAAATTTAAAGGCGGGTTCAATTTTAGATGTTTCAAAAGTTATTGAAGAAGATTTGCCAAGTTCTAAATATTTACAATTAAATAGCGAAAATCGAAGTAGAGAAACGTTTATATCCCACAAAGTATCTGTTGGTGAGACATTATATAGTATTGCTCGTAAATATGGGGTTTTGCTTGAAGATCTTAAAAGTTGGAATAATTTAAATGGGAATAGTATTTTTCATAATCAAGAACTTAAGATTTATGATAAAAGCAAAGGACTAGTTGTTGCAAATAAAGAGCTGAAAGAATTTGTGGATAAAACTTCTAAAACCACAGTTAAAGCTATTGCAAATATTGTTTCTGCTAAGAGTAGAAAATTAAATTTAAATTTTTCCAATGTTTTAGACAATAGAGATGTTTTTGATATTAGTGCTTTAGTTGTATTGGAGCCTAAAATACCTATATTTGAGGCTAATGGAATTTTTTATTATTGGTATAAGCCTAAAAAAGGGAGTCAACCAAGTAAGTTTTATTCAGAAGATTGGTATTCGCCTCTGAATGCCTATAAGAAAGCAAGTCAACTTTTTAAGAGTTTTGAAAGTCTTGTGCAATCTCGGTCAGTGAAAAATAATAGCCTAAAAAATAAGTTAATCATTATTGATCCTGGACATGGAGGTCTTGATCCTGGTGCTATTGTTAAAGCAAGAGACGGACTTAAGAATGAAATTTTTGTTGTTGAGGATGAATATGTTTATGATATTGCTTTAAGGCTTTATGTATATCTTAAAGAATATGGAGCTAATGTTGAGCTTACTATTTTATCCCCTGATCATTTAATCAGAGATAGTGTGTCTGCTAATAATACATTTGTTAATGTTAAGAATGAAGTTTATAATGATTATGATTTAAATAAAACTGATACGGTTGACTCTTGGATAAACGGTACTCAAGAAGGTTTGAGGAAAAGATTGGCAGTTGTGAAGAAATTTATAAATAAGTATAAAAATGTTAAGGAACAAGATATTCTTTATATTAGTTTGCATTCTGATAATAGTGTTGGTGCGCCTCGGTGTATGGGATTTTATTACCAGTCTGAAGATGGAAAGGGTTTTGATGCTCATTCTAAGAGTATGATTGAAAAAATGACAAAAGGTTTTAAGAGAACCCCTTATATTAAGGGCCAAAACCTTTATGTGCTAAAAAATAACGTTGTTAAGACTAAATTGTTGGTTGAGGTTAGGAATTTAGCATTTGATGAGGAAGCTTGGGCTATTAGATCTTCTAAGCTTAGGGACCGGGATTCTAAAATACTTGCTGATGCTATTTTGAAAATCTTATAA